From Clarias gariepinus isolate MV-2021 ecotype Netherlands chromosome 2, CGAR_prim_01v2, whole genome shotgun sequence, one genomic window encodes:
- the LOC128518032 gene encoding CD276 antigen homolog, producing the protein MTNFSYICTVWISVCVYLLSAEPEISVSGPVGSTAVLPCQLTSVDTDRLYITWNTESEIVFERVGVDSYQDEGYEGRVDVPVEELRKGNCSLVLSNLILTDTGVYTSYQTVRHTKRGTVLITSVNLTVYGDAVMKSPHPLVLVLSLISCFLIQKFCGETHVCY; encoded by the exons ATGACCAACTTTTCCTACATCTGCACCGTGTGGATcagcgtctgtgtgt ACCTCCTCTCTGCAGAACCTGAGATCAGTGTATCTGGCCCAGTGGGTTCTACAGCTGTCCTGCCGTGTCAACTGACGAGTGTAGACACTGACAGACTGTATATTACATGGAACACTGAGTCTGAGATTGTGTTTGAGCGAGTGGGTGTGGACTCGTATCAGGATGAGGGATATGAGGGTCGTGTGGACGTTCCTGTGGAGGAGCTGCGTAAGGGGAACTGTTCACTGGTGTTGTCTAATCTAATCCTCACTGATACAGGAGTCTACACcagctaccagacagtgagacacaccAAGAGAGGAACAGTCCTGATCACCAGTGTTAATCTCACAGTCTATG gtGATGCAGTAATGAAGAGTCCTCACCCACTGGTCCTGGTCCTGTCCCTCATCTCATGTTTTCTCATCCAGAAATTCTGTGGAGAAACACATGTGTGTTATTGA